TCTGTTCTGCCCCACTaaaacttcatgttttttttttcagaaaaatatatcaatGAGGAGTCAACAGgggagagagaataaaaaatcagcatgaTGCTGTGGCTTTCACCTTTTTATTCAAGGGAAAATAccttcatttcatttgttatgTGAACACTGAATCACTGGTTAAGATAGTTCACTTCTGTTTAGCTCTTCTCAGGAGCTTATTTTGTAGTTGCTGAAAGAGATGAAGGAACTTTTCAAGACTTaccaaaagtaaagaaatatttgcataatacttgatttatttttttttcaattttgaaaTTGAACTAACACCAATTCCCAATTCTTccactttcattttcctttttagaaagTATTAATGAAGCTTAGGAAACCTAGGATTACGGCCACAATTTGGTCCTCAGGAAAAGTTATTTGCACAGGAGCCACAAGGTAAGTCCATAGAGATCTTTTCTCTGGTTGAAatgcatgtgtattttaaaacataatgttataaatgaggAAGGTAGCAAGAGGCAGTGCTTGCTGCTCTTAAGATTCCTCCATGTTATATCACACTTAGATCCTTGCCAAGCTAAGTATTTGAGTGGAAATTTTCTCTGCAAATTGTCTGCCTTTGACTGAATTGAAATCTTGAGCAACATCATTTCAGCATTCTgggagaacagcagaaaaaactaatttatgaagaaaattcaaagatttcttttctgaaataacgAGTACAGAatgggggctgacctgctggagagcagctctgagaaggaggacctgggagtcctggtggacaacaggttaACCATGGGCCAGCAAtatgcccttgtggccaagaaggccaacggtaTCCTGGGGTGTGGTAGAAATATTGTTGTCAGAATtttgagggaggtgatcataCCCCTCTattcagccctggtgaggcctcacctggagtactgtgtccagttctgggctccccagtacaagagggacatggagctattGGtgcgagtccagaggagggctactgAGGTGAtgaggggactggagcatctgtcatatgaggacaggctgagagagttgggctggagaagaaaaggctgagaggggaatctcatcaatgtctataaatatctgaagggagggcGTCAAAAGGATGGGCCTAGATTTTTCAGTGAtgcctagtgacaggacaagaggcaatgggcacaaactgagaCACAGGTCTCAGCTCAGTTCAGCTGAGTATgaggaaacacttctttactgggAAGGTGAcagggcactggcacaggttgcacagagaggctgtggagtgtccttctctggagatattccaAACCCACTTGGATgtcatcctgtgcaatgtgggCTAGGTGACCatgcttggcaggggggttggactagatggtctccagaggtcccttccaaccacaaccattctgtgatttgaaaAGTCTCTGagaattagatttatttttttttttaagccagaaTTACAACTTGGGCAGGGATGACCTTTTTTGAGGGATGTTTCTCTTATTACTACATGAAAACTCACCTAAATTTAATCAAGTTAAACACTGTTGAGGGAATAGAAAGAGCAAATTCTTAGTTCATATACACATGAATTTGCGAAATTGCTAATGGCTGAATTCCTGTAAGTTATGTCCACATTGTGGGGTAAGGGTAAGGTACAGTGGTAAATTTGCATACTTTCTGTATATGATACCTGTCTCAAAATAGAAGGTGATTTGTCGGTGCTGGCATTTAAAcgatagatttattttttcttctgtggccCTGCACTGTACAGTGAGCTTTTTCCCTAAACTTTTATTTGGTGCTTTATACTAGTATTAATATTCATAAACATCACTTTCTTCTCTAAACCTCCAGGGAAGCTAACAAGCTCGCTGTAAAGGAGAACAGGATGAAAAGTAACCACCAGTTCAGGATGGCCAACTTCAAACTACCATATTTGTCTCTTAAGAGTATTTAATATCATATACAATCAAAATATGGTTCCCACTGCAGCTCCTACTGTCTTAAGCTAGAGCTGAGTGccaaaatattcttcaaataGGGTATAAAAGACTGTATTTGAATATCTAGACAGTGAAGATAGAATATAATAGGTACAGCTGCGTAAAATTAAGGCTGTCCATGTGGTCACAGTTCATGCATTACATAGTACTCAGACTACAGAATGAACTATTTACTATAGTATGTGTGCACATGAGCATATGCTATACTTTTGTTAATGCTAGATTCTTGTCTTTGCAGTGAAGAAGAAGCTAAATTTGGTGCCAGACGATTAGCTCGTAGTCTACAGAAACTAGGTTTTCAGGTAATTCTAATGAAAAAGGACTTATGTTGCTTAAGCAATGATGgtactcatttttttcaaaatattacaaaagTGAGGAAGCATAACCATTTAGCAATCAGCATGTTTTCATTCAGATGCCCCTTTTGTATCAGCATAAGTTTTCCAGATGCTAGTCAAAGAAATGTCTTATTTTGTGGATTTGGGTTTCATTTGGTGGCTCAGAATTgtgctttttcccttcctaaTGAACAACAAAACTTACTAAACGAGCCACCCGCAAATATTTCATGGGTAGAAAAATACCTTGAaagatttatttgaaagaagTGCTGAAGGGTGTAAACCAAACTGTCATTTAAACACAATTTTCGCTCATTTATGGTGGAATAACAAACACATGTCTCTCTTGTTTAGGGCAAGTTTGAACCTTGTTAATTGAGGGGGggaagtgctgctgtgctgtgaggtTGCACAGttggaaatagttttaaaaaaaaaaaatagggtatGAAACTCCTCTTTTGTGGGTTTGGGTCAACATTACCAGTCAAAAACACCACTTGATCTTTTTAGTAACAGTTCTGAATGTGAGTActaaaatgtgtaatttttaaactttctgaCAATCAGTTGTGCTGTTTACCCACAATTTAAATTTACCAACAGACAATTACCAACAGGCACAGTTGCTGTCCTTTGGCAGGAAGAATCTAAATTTGATTATACTGCATAAAGGCAGCTGTGACAGGCTATCCCATTAATGTTGCATTAGACCCAAGCAAAAGTTAGGGAATTTTATTGCTAAGAATGTATACATTAGACCCAGGCTCTTAAAGTTGGAATGAAGCATTGAATCACTGAGAGATGAACGGCGCCTCCAGGGTAGATGCACTGTTTTATTATGAAGTGAGCCGTTTAGGTGGAATATGCTTTgaggattaaaataataattaaaataataattgaaaataagGATTTGTTGCTTCCacttgcatacttttttttaaatgttttggctgagaaattttcagttttgtctattccagaaaatgaacaaaattttcTTCGGTGAGTTTGCTAACACTGACTTCTTAACagtgcatttgtttgttttggagttGTCTGTTGACTATTTTACTGTCATATAAAATGGCTGTGGTCTGAGAATAACTAAAAGCCAGTATTTTGAGGTAGgattcagaaagcaaaagactggaaaaataGCTTGCCATACTGGACACTTGAAACAACAGTTTTTATCTTCTATCTTATTCTTAGCTTTGATAAAAATGGTGTATAGCACCAAGGCATTAAAGACACTTTTCCAAATTGCATAGGATTCATGTAAGaattaaagtttttctttgttaattttgATGGCCCATGAACTACTtaatttagtttgttttcaaTTTGGTTGTGTTTTAGTATAACAATGGGTTATTCCTGTGTctcaatttttaaagtaaattgtACGATAAGCACATAGTACAAATGTGAAATAATCTAGTTCAATGGGTACTGTACTGTGGAAGGATAAAATTAGTGACTTGAGTCTATTAAATACCTTTAGACTATTAGAAATGCATCAATCACAAGGTTTTAGTtgtgaaataacattaaaatactcAACTAGTAttcttctgagttttttttttttcaacccatATATCTCTGCTTCTCTGAGCTGAGTTTCTAATgacattcttttcttctcttttgaaaaggtaattttcacagattttaaagTTGTGAATGTTTTAGCAGTGTGCAACATGCCCTTTGAGATAAGATTGCCAGAATTTACGAAGAATAACAGACCTCATGCGAGGtatggtagatttttttttttttttttaaatgtagtctTTGTATATTTCTtaagcttttctgtttcagttccaGACCTCTTACCTGTTCTTTTGTCTTCTAGTTACGAACCAGAACTTCATCCTGCCGTGTGCTACAGAATAAAAACTCTCAGAGCTACCTTACAGATTTTTTCAACAGGCAGTATCACAGTTACAGGTATTTTGatgtcataaataaatatttaacttgttGGGAATATTTAACTTTAGGGCTAGTCAGTTTAGGAAAAGAAGATATTCAAAACAGTCAAAAGATATGCCAAAGGGATCTCGTTTCCCAGTGCTTGTACTTAGTTTCATTTTGAGTGAAATGGCCAGACAAGTTAGAGAAAGAGTTATTACTGGTAgacttaaaaattacttttagtGGACATGGTccgttttttccttttttttaaaaaaaaaaaaaagaaaaagtgagatAGAATTTGAGAATGCAgatattgtttatttaaatgttttactttttaccctttttttaatctctgtaaaGATGTGGATTGCACTGCATGTAGCATCAACAGCATTTTCATAAATGCATATTTCCAAGCTTGAGATCTGTGGAAACATGTGAGAAGGCGTAGTATTTTGTCGTAACTGAAGTTGACCAATATTTGCAATTCTTCAGACCTGTGCTCGCTTCTGTTAAAGCTCATCTGGGGGGGAACCACTACTTGGGTTATAGGAATTAGTGACTTTTCTCAAGTAATCAGAAACATGATAGTTTTGGGTCTTAGAGATGCtactgccatttttttcttccttctttctctaattttcattttccattctttgcTATATTTACTTGTGCAGTGTCTACCACAGATGTGAAAAGTCAGATGTGAGGAATACCTGTTATAATCGTACAGAACCAGGAAATATCATTTGTTATCACTTCAGCTGGTCTTGTCATTGGTAGAGTTCAACTACTGGTATTATATATTCATACACTAGTCACATGTAGGGGTAtttatctttacattttttttattttttttaagcaaataccTATCATAATATAtcaggatatttttttatttttttttaagaagacaaACTCTATTAGACTTAGTAATCTGGAAATTTAGGGCTAgacatcaaggtgctggagCGTCTCCAGGGAAGGGCAGCAAAGCTGTTGCAGGGTctagaaaacaagttttatgaggagcggctgaagaACTTGTGTTGTTTCCCCTaaagaaaaggaggttcaggggagaccttatcacactctatGAAGTGAAGCTATAGCGAGATGGGGATTGgactcttctcccaagcaccaagtgataagacaaggggaaatAGCCTCAAATTGTGCCGGGGGAAGTTTTGGTTGCATATTGgtagaaatttctttactgcaaGAGTTGTGAGGCATtagaataggctgcccagggaagtggttgagccaccatccctggagggcttaaagaaatgtgtagatgtagaacttgctagcgtggtttagtggtggattttagtactaggttaaaggttggactagatgatcttagaggtcttttccaacctggataattctatgattttatgactgATAAAAGAACTGATAGTTAATAGGGAAAAAAGttctattaatttttcttccttcaaaatgaGCAGTGAggaggattattattattagtttttattttatactccCTGCAATGATGTTCCAGTTTTTACATATCTTCAACACTACTCTTCAGTGTTACTTGTTACAAGTTTTGTCTACTCGTACTCCTGCTTTCTGAAGGCTTTCTCTTGAACTTGCATTTCTACCATAGAAGACAAattgaaggaaagcaaagaaattgcCTACAAGGCAAAGGATGTTCTAGGCAGAGTATCTTCCATCAGGCTTGCTTGCGTGAGTGATTAACTCAGCTAAGTTGGAAAATGCAAGAATAATCCTAATCCATTTTCATTCTGACTGAGCTCGTAAATTAATATGTCTAGAATTACATGCATAGATAAGACATAGGTTATTTATAAGTAGAGGGAGCCAAATGGGGAGCCATTTTTAACAGTTCTCTGTACTTGAAAGGAATCTTTGAAGTCCAaagtgagtttaaaaaaaaaaagtttgtatcATCAAATCACATGAGAAATTGTTGGCTTCATTTATCTACATCACCAAACTTGTATCCAGGATAGTTTCTTCTGGCATAGTATTGCTCATTCATTTGCAGCCTCAGTTGTTCATTGCAGGAAATGGTCTAGAACCATTAGAAAGCACTGCTAGCTCATTCTTCCTCTTCCCAAATGTTCATAAATTATGTTAGATAACCTTCAGGTGCCTCATTCTGAGACAATAACCATTCCCTAGCTTGCAGATGCTGTCCTGAGATCAATGGCTGGAGGGAGCTATTTGCAAAATCTAGACTGAAAAGTAATAGTctataattttcaaatataaaatttgcTTGGAACATACTTAGGTTAAATCCAGCATTATTTAGCAATATTTTATGTGGTGGCTATTTAAAAGAGATAAATGTGGCCAGGTAGTACAGATTTGGGTAGTACAAATTCCTAGAAGAGAATGATaagtaaaaatacttcttttacCTCTGCCTCTTAGCTTCTGCGATCTTCTCTAGGCTAACTGTTTAAACCAGTAAATTGTGAAGTATGGAAATTGTTAGGAAATGATagtatttatttgcaatttaGGCATTAATCAGCGTAGAATATCTTGCAGATTCCATgctagagtttttttttcttgtaagttACAGTGGTAAGAGGAACACTTTCTTCAATTGGGAGAAATGGGGAGAAGTTATTCTTGTCTACAGAATAAAGTTACAGCAGCCATAAATATTAAGGTTGTTTTGAAGatactgttgttgttttaatttctgatggcctgatttttctcttcctattgttttttcctgtttttccttttttcttttttttttttttttttaatacttcacaGGGCCAAACGTAAAGGCTGTTGCCAGTGCTGTGGAGCAGATTTACCCATTCGTGTTtgaaagcaggaaataaattttataattCACCACTTGATGGTTAGGTTTCCTAACCAAGCACCTTTAAAAGACTGCTGCACATTGGactaaaagcaaaaaggaaaactggacCAACTATAGCAGAGGAATACAGACTCTTTTACTTGTTCATGGCCACAGTATAAACTCCAGTCCTTTTGGATTTTACTCTTAACAGTGCTGTAttgtaaaaacagaagtttaCAAGATATGaaattgctgcttttaaaaagacattctatttatttttgcagtaatttCTGTGTATTCATAAGCAAAGCTGTCACGATGTGCACtacctttaaaacattttttttagtttgagcttgtgttttatttgtgaatagtcttttacatttttgtatgcTGAATATTGGGCACCAAAGA
The nucleotide sequence above comes from Aythya fuligula isolate bAytFul2 chromosome 3, bAytFul2.pri, whole genome shotgun sequence. Encoded proteins:
- the TBPL1 gene encoding TATA box-binding protein-like protein 1, producing MDADSDVALDILITNVVCVFRTRCHLNLRKIALEGANVIYKRDVGKVLMKLRKPRITATIWSSGKVICTGATSEEEAKFGARRLARSLQKLGFQVIFTDFKVVNVLAVCNMPFEIRLPEFTKNNRPHASYEPELHPAVCYRIKTLRATLQIFSTGSITVTGPNVKAVASAVEQIYPFVFESRK